A region of the Pedococcus aerophilus genome:
AACCGCTGGAGCCCGGCGGCGGCCTCCCGGGTGTCGCCGGCCTGCGTGGGGCTGTCCTTCGGGCTCACGGGGTCTCCTCGTCGAAGTTCACTGGGGCGGCCCAGTCGGTGGGCACCGCTCGGCCGGAGTACTGCCGGGCCTCGGAGCCGGCCCCGTGGTCGGCGACCATGGGGTTGACGTCGCCCTGCAGGGCGGTGTCCCGCCGTCGGATGGTGTCACGCATCCGCTCGAAGCGGTCGGACGCGCGCAGGTCCTCGAACTGCTGGTGCAGGTTGAAGACCAGGGTGGGCAGCGGTGTCCGGCGGGCGATCCTCGAGGCGGCCGGGTGCAGGCCGACCACGAAGTACGCGGTCCCGGCGACGCTGAAGGCGAAGTGCGGGTTGCCGGGGTCGTCCGACACCTGCGGGTTCCAGGGTTGGCGGTCGGCCTCGTGCAGCTTCTCGAGCTGGCGCCACAGGAGCGACTCGAACTGCCCCTCGTCGTCGACCACCGTGTCCGGGAAGACCGCCACGAGCGAGGCGAACCCCGCCGACTGGTCGGTGTCACGGCCGAAGTCGCGCAGGGCGTCGTGCAGTCCCCGGGTCGCCTCCTCGGAAGCCATCTCCCCCAGGGCCACGACGGTCGCCCGGTCCCGGTTGAACACCGACCGGGCCCCGAGGCAGGGGTAGTCGGGGTGCAGCACCATCGACTCGAGCGCACCGTCGACCTCGAGGGGGTCGCGGCGGTCCGGGTCCTCGGCGAGGTCCCGGGTGAGCTGCAGGAGGGTCGGCTCGTCGGCACGGACGTCGTGGAGTGCCTCGCTCACGGTCAGGAGACCACCGCGTCGACGACCTTCTTCAGCGCACTCGGCTGCGCCGGCGACCGCGGGGCCGTCTTCTTCGACTCGAGGAGTCGCTCACCGAGCTCGCTGAGCTGCTTGCGTCCCAGCCCTTCGCGCACCTTGGGGAACCAGTCGTTCTCCTCCTCGTCCATGTGGTGTCGCACGTTCTCGATGAGGACGCTCGTCTTCGCGTGGAACCGCTCGTCCGACGGCTTCATGGGCACCAGCTCCATGACGAGGACGTCGGCCACGTGGTGCTCCTCGTAGGACTCGAGCACGTCGTCCTCGAGGTCGGGAAGCAGGCGACGCACCTCCGGGTACATCACCTCGTTCTCGATGTACGTGTGCACCGTGAGGAGCTCGATGCACTTCTTCACGATGGCGCCCTGGCGGGCGGGCGTCGTCGTCGACTTCTCGAACTCGCGGAAGAGCGCTCGGACCTCTTTGTGGTCGGCTCGCAGGATGGTGATGGCGTCAGTGGACATGGAGGCTCCAGATGCAGAAGGGTCGAGCCACACGGCTCGACCCTTTCTGGCTACCCGCGACGTGGCGGGCCAAACACGATCCGTCAGACGGCCTCGCCGACGGCGTGCGTGCCCCGACCCATGCGGATGAGCTCGCGCTCCTCCGGGGTGGTGGCGCCCCAGACGCCGTACGGCTCGCGGACGGCCATGGCGTGCTCGAAGCAGTTCTTGAGGACCGGGCACTCGCGGCACATGGCCTTGGCGCGCTCGTCCCGGCTGAGTCGACGGTTACCGCGCTCAGCGTCCCCGGCGAAGAACTCGTTCGGGTCGGAGTTGCGGCACGCCCCGTCGACCTGCCAGTCGTAGTTGCTCAACAGGGGCTGGGGAAGACGCTTGATGCTGGCCATGGGGTTCTCCTTGCGGCGCTGGTGAAGTGGTTCACAACTTATGCAAAAGTTGTTCATCATGCAACACCAGTGAATAAGTTCTAGAGTCGAAGCATGCCCTCAACCCCCATCGCACCCATGAACACGCGGGTGACCGGGGACCGGATCACCCGCTCGATCCCCCTCCGGGTCCTGCCCGACCTCGCCGTCGTCGAGACCGTGTCCGCCGAGATCGAGTGGTCAGTGGGCGTCGTCGCCGATCGTCTGGACATCCCTGCTGCCACGTTGCGCAGCTGGGACCGCCGGTACGGCGTGTCACCGTCCCAGCGCAGCGCGGGCGGTCACCGGCGGTACACCGAGGGCGACGTCCTGCGGGTCGCTGCGGTGCAGCGCTTCGTCGACCAGGGCGTGCCCACCCAGACCGCAGCTCGCGTCGCCCTGGCCATGGACCCCCAGCGACTCCGGACCGAGTCGCTCCTGCGTTCCTGACGGCACCTCGCGCAGCAGCCCAGCGCTGGGATCCCAGCCTCGGCCGACTCAGGCCCGGACCACCTCGTGGTGCTCGACGGGGATGGAGGCGCCCCGCGCGCGCCTGCCGGTCGAGCCGAGCAGGACCCCGGCGACGACCACGACCCCGCCGAGCACCTCCCACGGCGTGGGTCGTTCATCGAGGGCGAGCGCAGCCGTGGCCATCCCGACCACGGGGACGAGCATCGAGAACGGTCCGACGACCCCGGCGGGGTGGCGGGCCAGGAGCCACGTCCAGATCCCCGACCCGACGACGGTCCCGATGAGCACGGTGTACGCGAGACCGATCCACGCCGGCGCGGCCTGCGCCGTGAACGACGTGACGAGAGAGTCGGTGATGTCGTGCGGTCCTTCGAGCAGCAGGGACAGGGCGAGCATCGGAACGGGGACGACCACGGACATCCACAGCGTGAGGTGCAGCGGGTTCGGCGGTGCCGCCAGCCTGCTCGACAGGTTGCCGAGCGCCCACCCGAGCGCGCCGAGCAGCACGAGCACGTAGGGCACGAGCTGGGCCACCCCGGCCCGGGACACACCGACGACGACCATCCCGGCGGCAGCCACGGCGACCCCCCACCACTGGCGCCCCCGCACCCGCTCCTTGAGCAGCAGTGCGCCGAGGACCAGCGTGAACGGTCCTGACGCCTGGAGCACCAGCGACGCGAGGCCCGCGGGCATCCCCGCAGCCATCCCGCTGTAGAGGAAGGTGAACTGCAGCACCCCGAACCCCACGCCGTAGCCCACCAGCCAGCGGGTCGCCACCTTCGGTCGCGGGACGAACAGCATCGTCGGGATGGCCAGCAGGGCGAAGCGCAGGGCGACGAGGAACAGCGGTGGGAACTGTTGCAGCGACAGGTGGATCGCGAGGAAGTTCACCCCCCAGATCAGGGCGACGGCGCACGCGAGGAGGCGGTGGAACGGCGTCAGGCCCGAGGTCATCGCTCGAGCATGCGCGACGTCGGCACGTAGCACAATCGCAAAGTTGTGCATCGATGGTTAAGGTCGCCTTCATGGACCCGCGACACCTCGAGCTGCTCCGCGAGCTTGCGGACCGCGGCACCCTCACCGCGGTCGCCACCGCCACCCACCGGACCCCCTCCGCAGTGTCCCAACAGCTCCGCTCCGCCGAGCGTGAGGCCGGTATGCCGCTCGTGGAGTCCCACGGGCGCGGCGTGCGGCTGACTCGGGCCGGGCTCCTGCTGGCCGAGGGTGCCGTGGACGTCGCGACCGCCCTCGCCCGGGTGCGCGCCAGGCTCGACGCCCTGCGGGACGCACCGGTCGGCACGGTGACGATAGGAGCCCTGCCCAGTGCTGCCGAGGTCCTCGTGCCGGAGTTGGTGAACCGGTTGCAGGACAGTGGAATTCGTATCGTTCTCGAGGACTTCGACGTGGCCGAGTCCGACTTCGCCGGACGGGCAGCAGATCACGACATCGTCATCGGTCACACCATCACGGGAGAGGCACCCGCGGGTTCGACCCACCTGCACCACCGCAGCCTCGCCGAGGAGCCCCTCGACGTGGCTCTGCCCGTCGGTCACCGGCTTGCTCGCCGCAGGCAGCTGACTCCCGACCTGGTGGCCGGCGAACGCTGGATCGGCGTCCCCGAGGGCTACCCCTTCGACACGGTCCTCATCGCGATCGAGAACGCCACCGGGCGGCGGATCGACCGGGTGCAGAGGCTCCGGGACAACCGCGTGGTGGAGGCGATGGTCGCGCGGGGCCTCGGCCTGGCACTCCTTCCACGCTTCACCACCCGCGTGCGCCCGGGGGTGGTCACCAAGCCGCTGACCGGGGTCCGAGCGGCTCGTCACGTCGTCGCGCTCTCGAGGCCCGACGTCGCCGAGCGCGTCGCCGTCCGGGCCGTCCTCGACCTGTTGGCCGAGATCGGCACCCAGGCATCGTCCGGCGAACTCCCCCACACCGGTCGCAAACGACCCTGACGTGCGGATCGGCTAGTCACAAGGGGCTATGGCGACCGCCCCGCAGCGCTGCGAAGGTGACGACAGGACCCAAGAAGCCGGACGAGTGATCGTGGCGCGAAAACCGGACCACTCGTCCACCGCAGGCGCGAGACCGTGAGCGG
Encoded here:
- a CDS encoding hemerythrin domain-containing protein is translated as MSTDAITILRADHKEVRALFREFEKSTTTPARQGAIVKKCIELLTVHTYIENEVMYPEVRRLLPDLEDDVLESYEEHHVADVLVMELVPMKPSDERFHAKTSVLIENVRHHMDEEENDWFPKVREGLGRKQLSELGERLLESKKTAPRSPAQPSALKKVVDAVVS
- a CDS encoding EamA family transporter, giving the protein MTSGLTPFHRLLACAVALIWGVNFLAIHLSLQQFPPLFLVALRFALLAIPTMLFVPRPKVATRWLVGYGVGFGVLQFTFLYSGMAAGMPAGLASLVLQASGPFTLVLGALLLKERVRGRQWWGVAVAAAGMVVVGVSRAGVAQLVPYVLVLLGALGWALGNLSSRLAAPPNPLHLTLWMSVVVPVPMLALSLLLEGPHDITDSLVTSFTAQAAPAWIGLAYTVLIGTVVGSGIWTWLLARHPAGVVGPFSMLVPVVGMATAALALDERPTPWEVLGGVVVVAGVLLGSTGRRARGASIPVEHHEVVRA
- a CDS encoding LysR family transcriptional regulator — protein: MVKVAFMDPRHLELLRELADRGTLTAVATATHRTPSAVSQQLRSAEREAGMPLVESHGRGVRLTRAGLLLAEGAVDVATALARVRARLDALRDAPVGTVTIGALPSAAEVLVPELVNRLQDSGIRIVLEDFDVAESDFAGRAADHDIVIGHTITGEAPAGSTHLHHRSLAEEPLDVALPVGHRLARRRQLTPDLVAGERWIGVPEGYPFDTVLIAIENATGRRIDRVQRLRDNRVVEAMVARGLGLALLPRFTTRVRPGVVTKPLTGVRAARHVVALSRPDVAERVAVRAVLDLLAEIGTQASSGELPHTGRKRP
- the gntA gene encoding guanitoxin biosynthesis heme-dependent pre-guanitoxin N-hydroxylase GntA yields the protein MSEALHDVRADEPTLLQLTRDLAEDPDRRDPLEVDGALESMVLHPDYPCLGARSVFNRDRATVVALGEMASEEATRGLHDALRDFGRDTDQSAGFASLVAVFPDTVVDDEGQFESLLWRQLEKLHEADRQPWNPQVSDDPGNPHFAFSVAGTAYFVVGLHPAASRIARRTPLPTLVFNLHQQFEDLRASDRFERMRDTIRRRDTALQGDVNPMVADHGAGSEARQYSGRAVPTDWAAPVNFDEETP
- a CDS encoding WhiB family transcriptional regulator: MASIKRLPQPLLSNYDWQVDGACRNSDPNEFFAGDAERGNRRLSRDERAKAMCRECPVLKNCFEHAMAVREPYGVWGATTPEERELIRMGRGTHAVGEAV
- a CDS encoding MerR family transcriptional regulator — its product is MPSTPIAPMNTRVTGDRITRSIPLRVLPDLAVVETVSAEIEWSVGVVADRLDIPAATLRSWDRRYGVSPSQRSAGGHRRYTEGDVLRVAAVQRFVDQGVPTQTAARVALAMDPQRLRTESLLRS